The following are from one region of the Bacillus methanolicus MGA3 genome:
- a CDS encoding YqeG family HAD IIIA-type phosphatase → MLKHFLPDQHVKSIFEITPESLKEKGVKGIITDLDNTLVEWDRPSATPKLIEWFDNMRKNNISVTIVSNNNEKRVKLFADPLNIPFIYKARKPMGRAFEKALAQMGLEKEETVVIGDQLLTDVLGGNRSGFYTILVVPVASTDGFFTRFNRKVERIILSWFRKKGLLTWED, encoded by the coding sequence TTGTTAAAGCATTTTTTGCCAGATCAGCATGTAAAAAGTATTTTTGAAATAACACCTGAGAGTTTAAAAGAAAAAGGAGTGAAGGGGATCATTACAGACCTTGACAACACTCTTGTTGAATGGGACCGACCTTCTGCTACTCCTAAGCTGATTGAATGGTTTGATAATATGAGAAAAAATAATATTTCAGTGACGATCGTTTCAAATAATAATGAGAAACGGGTAAAATTGTTTGCTGATCCATTAAATATCCCGTTTATTTATAAGGCACGAAAACCGATGGGGAGGGCTTTTGAAAAAGCGCTTGCGCAAATGGGTTTGGAAAAGGAAGAGACAGTCGTAATTGGAGATCAGCTGCTAACAGATGTGTTAGGAGGCAATCGGAGCGGTTTTTATACGATTTTAGTAGTTCCGGTTGCGTCTACTGATGGATTTTTCACACGATTTAACAGAAAAGTTGAAAGAATCATTCTCAGCTGGTTCAGAAAAAAAGGCTTGTTAACATGGGAGGATTAA